In Dehalococcoidia bacterium, the following are encoded in one genomic region:
- a CDS encoding SHOCT domain-containing protein — protein sequence MMWWSGWEGGWMWFGGILMAIFWVAVIVLVVWAVRRMSGQGTGMPHGSDALSIAKERYAKGEISHEEFEKIKKNLS from the coding sequence ATGATGTGGTGGAGCGGCTGGGAGGGAGGCTGGATGTGGTTCGGGGGAATCCTGATGGCAATTTTCTGGGTCGCGGTGATCGTGCTGGTGGTCTGGGCGGTGCGGCGCATGTCCGGCCAGGGGACGGGCATGCCGCATGGTTCCGATGCCCTTTCCATCGCCAAGGAGCGCTACGCCAAAGGCGAGATTTCGCACGAAGAGTTCGAGAAGATAAAGAAAAACCTGTCCTGA